A region of Coccinella septempunctata chromosome 5, icCocSept1.1, whole genome shotgun sequence DNA encodes the following proteins:
- the LOC123313958 gene encoding uncharacterized protein LOC123313958: MQLEEKFKRKPVFKEEYRKFIREYEQLGHMTEIPKPIFGCYLPHHAVLKETSETTKLRVVFDASAKTSTGISLNDIQYIGPVVQNDLFSILLRYRQHKFVVSADVEKMYRQILVEPEQRILQLILWHDDPTQTIRVFRLNTVTYGTASAPFLSTRCLHQLGLDCSDEVVSKCIKDDFYIDDLLSGTDDPAELIHIVQSITEILRSAGLPLRRWRTNCPSIFQFQSNISTPKDLDVSSPSSVLGLKWDPLNDILQFSVENINLNKNVTKRTILSNSAKLFDPLGLLSPCTIVPKIILQKLWQSKLGWDDPVDDKLESEWRNFTINLNTVSKVGIGRHILINQPVIIELHSFSDASQAAYAAAIYLRSIDSSGNIFVKLVCAKTRVAPVKPTTIPRLELCGALLSARLSSKVAKSLRCDITSSYHWTDSTIVLGWLSSEACNLQPFVANRVSEVQELTASGTWRHVPGDKNPADMASRGVNPKCMQSATLWWEGPPFLFEDPCSWPQTMNTKNILDLPEKKTTAKCLHATTTLNSTIHVNSLINFDKYSRFSTLQRSVAYVLRFISNSRNKVDKFSSSLSTVELHSSLQLLIKLHQRDCFLNEIRILSNKQNLPSYSRMLSLSPFLDENGILRVGGRIQKSKVSYDRKHPALLDINHNFTKLLFSYHHIKLMHCGPQLLLSDLRNEFWPLRGRILARSTINNCKICRIMKAKCLNPLMGNLPASRVIPSSPFQVSGVDFGGPFYITDRKGRGCKITKCYLCLFVCFATKALHLEVASDLTSDVFILCLRRFISRRGKPLQLLCDNGTNFVGAGNEIARFLKTNNEEISGFAANEGINFKFSPAYFPHFGGLWEAGIKSAKYHITRILGDKHLTFEELTTLFTQIEAILNSRPLTPLSSDPTDLNPLTPAHFLIGRPLTSLPVENLLQANPNRLSRFQNLESMRQHFWHRWKNEYLSELQQRSKWRIKQEGLKEGDLVVIKEANVPPLKWRMARVSKLFPGSDGVSRVAELYTSKGIIRRAVHNLCSLPVPPTAEVPRSPKGFEGGEDV, from the coding sequence ATGcaattggaagaaaaatttaaGCGCAAACCTGTTTTCAAAGAGGAGTATCgtaaatttattagagaatatGAACAATTGGGACACATGACTGAAATTCCTAAACCTATATTTGGTTGCTACCTTCCACATCATGCAGTATTGAAGGAAACTAGTGAAACAACAAAACTACGAGTTGTTTTTGATGCTTCTGCAAAAACCTCTACGGGTATATCgttgaacgatatacaatataTCGGACCAGTAGTACAAAACGACTTGTTCTCAATTTTACTGAGGTATAGACAGCACAAGTTTGTGGTGTCAGCTGATGTGGAAAAAATGTACCGTCAGATCCTCGTTGAGCCCGAGCAACGAATACTACAATTAATTTTGTGGCACGATGATCCGACCCAGACCATTAGGGTATTTCGTTTGAATACAGTAACCTATGGTACTGCATCAGCACCATTTTTGAGTACGAGATGTCTTCACCAACTTGGATTGGATTGTAGTGATGAAGTAGTCTCAAAATGTATAAAGGACGATTTTTACATCGATGATTTACTTTCTGGTACTGATGACCCAGCTGAGTTGATCCATATAGTTCAATCAATCACTGAAATTTTAAGATCGGCTGGTCTTCCGTTACGAAGGTGGCGTACAAACTGCCCATCTATCTTTCAATTCCAGTCAAATATCTCTACACCTAAGGACTTAGATGTTTCTTCACCATCCAGTGTCTTGGGATTGAAATGGGATCCATTGAATGACATTCTGCAATTTTCAGTTGAAAACATCAACTTAAACAAAAATGTAACTAAACGTACTATTTTGTCCAATTCTGCTAAACTCTTTGATCCATTGGGTTTGCTAAGCCCTTGTACTATCGTGCCGAAGATAATACTACAAAAATTATGGCAATCCAAACTGGGATGGGACGACCCAGTAGATGATAAATTAGAATCAGAGTGGCGGAATTTTACAATTAATTTGAACACAGTATCAAAGGTCGGAATTGGTAGACATATACTCATCAATCAGCCCGTTATTATAGAATTACATTCATTCTCAGATGCTTCACAGGCAGCATATGCTGCAGCTATTTACCTCAGGTCGATAGATAGCTCAGGCAACATTTTCGTCAAATTAGTCTGCGCCAAAACCAGAGTCGCTCCAGTAAAACCTACGACAATACCACGCCTTGAGCTGTGCGGGGCATTACTGTCAGCACGACTGAGCTCAAAGGTTGCGAAATCACTCCGTTGTGATATAACTTCTTCCTATCAttggactgattcaacgattGTTTTAGGTTGGTTGTCCTCTGAAGCTTGTAACTTGCAACCCTTTGTCGCCAACCGTGTCAGTGAAGTACAAGAATTGACTGCATCTGGTACCTGGAGGCATGTGCCAGGCGATAAAAATCCAGCGGATATGGCCTCTAGAGGTGTAAATCCTAAGTGTATGCAGTCAGCTACACTTTGGTGGGAAGGTCCACCATTTTTATTTGAGGATCCTTGTAGCTGGCCTCAAACAATGAACACAAAAAATATTCTCGATTTACCCGAGAAGAAAACTACTGCTAAATGTTTACACGCTACGACTACACTCAATTCTACTATTCATGTTAACTCTTTGATAAACTTCGATAAATATTCAAGATTTTCAACTTTACAGAGGTCTGTAGCCTACGTTTTACGTTTCATCTCAAATTCGCGCAATAAAGTCGATAAATTTTCAAGTTCATTGTCCACTGTTGAGTTACATTCTTCACTCCAATTGTTGATAAAACTGCACCAGAGAGATTGCTTCTTaaatgaaatcagaattttaagTAATAAGCAGAACTTACCCTCTTATTCTCGTATGTTGTCGCTCAGTCCGTTCCTTGATGAGAATGGCATACTTCGTGTTGGTGGCCGCATACAGAAGTCGAAGGTTAGCTATGATAGAAAACATCCTGCTTTGTTAGATATAAATCATAACTTCACAAAATTGCTATTTTCCTATCATCACATCAAACTTATGCATTGTGGACCTCAGCTTTTGTTGAGTGATttaagaaatgaattttggCCTTTAAGAGGTAGAATCTTAGCTAGAAGCACCATAAATAATTGCAAGATATGTAGAATAATGAAAGCTAAATGTTTAAATCCACTAATGGGCAACTTACCTGCTTCTAGAGTCATCCCAAGTTCTCCATTTCAGGTTAGCGGTGTCGATTTTGGCGGTCCATTTTACATCACAGACCGAAAGGGTCGCGGTTGCAAAAtaacaaaatgttatttatGTCTATTTGTATGTTTTGCCACTAAGGCTTTACATTTAGAGGTAGCAAGCGACCTTACGTctgatgttttcattttatgcttGCGACGGTTTATATCTCGAAGAGGAAAGCCTCTTCAATTGTTATGTGATAATGGCACAAATTTTGTCGGCGCGGGCAACGAAATCGCGAGATTCTTAAAAACAAATAACGAAGAAATCTCAGGTTTTGCAGCAAATGAGGGcattaatttcaagttttcacCAGCATACTTCCCTCACTTCGGTGGGCTTTGGGAAGCGGGCATTAAATCCGCCAAATACCATATCACTAGAATCTTAGGAGACAAACATTTGACATTTGAAGAACTAACAACATTATTTACGCAAATTGAAGCAATCCTTAATTCCAGACCATTGACCCCACTTTCTTCTGATCCTACAGACCTTAATCCTTTAACTCCAGCACATTTCCTCATAGGCAGGCCACTCACTTCATTGCCAGTAGAAAATCTCTTACAAGCAAATCCTAACAGGCTCAGCAGATTTCAGAACCTCGAGAGCATGCGTCAACATTTTTGGCATCGTTGGAAGAATGAATATCTCAGCGAATTACAACAAAGGTCCAAATGGCGCATCAAGCAAGAAGGGCTAAAGGAAGGCGATCTGGTTGTCATCAAGGAAGCCAACGTTCCTCCTTTGAAATGGCGTATGGCCCGAGTTTCGAAATTGTTTCCCGGATCGGATGGAGTTTCAAGAGTGGCTGAGCTTTACACATCCAAGGGTATCATCCGAAGAGCTGTGCACAATCTTTGCTCCCTGCCGGTACCACCAACAGCGGAAGTTCCTCGAAGTCCAAAGGGATTCGAGGGGGGGGAAGATGTTTAG